A window from Cellulomonas sp. C5510 encodes these proteins:
- a CDS encoding ATP-binding cassette domain-containing protein: protein MTTTPVLSVRGVSRNYGAVRALVDVDLDIHAHEVVAIVGDIGAGKSTLARVMSGALAPDSGHIEVDGTPVAIPSTRQARELGIATVFQDLALCENLDVVQNLFLGQELRRGGMLDERQMERRAWEVLSQLAARVPSVRAPVRALSGGQRQAVAVARALVGNPRVVVLDEPLASLGISQTAEVLNMVERLRESGLGVVMISHSMVDVQAVADRIVVLRLGRINGDFDAQHASYEDLIAAITGITPTGRMARPHRPAAI, encoded by the coding sequence ATGACGACGACACCCGTCCTGTCGGTGCGGGGCGTGTCCCGCAACTACGGCGCCGTGCGCGCACTCGTCGACGTCGACCTCGACATCCACGCGCACGAGGTGGTCGCCATCGTCGGCGACATCGGGGCCGGCAAGTCCACGCTCGCGCGCGTCATGTCCGGTGCGTTGGCCCCGGACTCCGGCCACATCGAGGTGGACGGCACGCCGGTCGCGATCCCGTCGACGCGCCAGGCCCGCGAGCTCGGCATCGCCACCGTGTTCCAGGACCTCGCGCTCTGCGAGAACCTCGACGTGGTCCAGAACCTGTTCCTCGGGCAGGAGCTCCGGCGCGGCGGCATGCTCGACGAGCGGCAGATGGAGCGGCGCGCGTGGGAGGTGCTGAGCCAGCTCGCGGCCCGGGTGCCCTCCGTGCGGGCGCCCGTCCGGGCCCTGTCGGGCGGGCAGCGGCAGGCCGTCGCGGTCGCCCGGGCCCTGGTCGGCAACCCGCGGGTCGTCGTCCTGGACGAGCCGCTGGCGTCGCTCGGCATCTCGCAGACCGCCGAGGTGCTCAACATGGTCGAGCGGCTGCGGGAGAGCGGCCTCGGGGTCGTCATGATCAGCCACTCGATGGTGGACGTGCAGGCGGTGGCCGACCGGATCGTCGTGCTGCGCCTCGGGCGGATCAACGGGGACTTCGACGCGCAGCACGCGTCCTACGAGGACCTCATCGCGGCGATCACCGGCATCACGCCGACGGGTCGGATGGCCCGGCCGCACCGCCCCGCCGCGATCTGA